In Vigna unguiculata cultivar IT97K-499-35 chromosome 3, ASM411807v1, whole genome shotgun sequence, a single genomic region encodes these proteins:
- the LOC114175030 gene encoding probable arabinosyltransferase ARAD1 isoform X1, with translation MYRKLLLTFIFVIILLLSYSIFIGNVDVRSYFFPHLKLSTSAPAPCAPDSSLRVFMYDLPRRFNIGMIDRRNTAETPVTVDNWPSWPANWGLKKQHSVEYWMMGSLLHEVEGREVVRVSDPELANAFFVPFFSSLSFNTHGHTMKDPATETDHQLQIDLMKFLKESKYWQRSGGRDHVFPVTHPNAFRFLRDQLNDSIQVVVDFGRYPKRMSNLNKDVVSPYVHVVESFTVDEPQDPYESRSTLLFFRGRTYRKDEGIVRVKLAKILSGYDDVHYERSVATEENIKLSSKGMRSSKFCLHPAGDTPSSCRLFDAIVSHCVPVVVSDQIELPFEDEIDYSQFSIFFSTKEALQPGYMVDQLRKFPKEKWTEMWKQLKNVSHHYEFQYPPKREDAVSMLWRQVKHKLPGVSLSVHRSRRLKIPDWLLRK, from the exons ATGTATAGAAAGTTGCTTCTTACATTCATTTTCGTGATTATCCTCCTTCTTTCGTACTCAATTTTCATAGGCAACGTCGATGTTCGATCTTATTTCTTCCCTCACTTAAAGTTATCCACGTCTGCACCCGCTCCATGTGCACCTGATTCATCTCTTCGGGTCTTCATGTACGATCTCCCTCGCCGCTTCAACATTGGCATGATTGACCGCCGCAATACGGCGGAGACACCCGTCACCGTGGACAACTGGCCATCGTGGCCCGCCAATTGGGGGCTGAAGAAGCAGCACAGCGTTGAGTACTGGATGATGGGGTCGCTCCTCCACGAAGTCGAGGGCAGAGAAGTGGTTAGGGTTTCGGATCCGGAACTCGCCAATGCCTTCTTCGTGCCGTTCTTCTCTTCGCTCAGTTTCAACACGCACGGCCACACCATGAAGGACCCCGCCACGGAGACGGATCATCAATTGCAG ATTGATTTAATGAAATTCTTAAAGGAATCCAAATACTGGCAGAGGTCTGGAGGTAGAGACCATGTATTTCCTGTCACACACCCCAATGCCTTTAGGTTCCTACGAGATCAGTTGAATGATTCTATTCAGGTTGTTGTGGATTTTGGTCGCTACCCTAAGCGCATGTCTAATTTGAATAAAGATGTAGTGTCCCCATATGTGCATGTTGTGGAGTCTTTTACAGTAGACGAGCCTCAAGACCCGTATGAGTCTCGCTCCACGCTGCTTTTCTTCCGAGGGAGGACTTACAGGAAAGAT GAAGGGATTGTCCGTGTTAAACTAGCAAAGATACTTTCTGGTTATGATGATGTTCACTATGAGCGAAGTGTTGCTacagaagaaaatataaaattg TCATCTAAAGGGATGCGTTCATCGAAGTTCTGTTTGCATCCAGCAGGAGACACGCCGTCATCTTGTCGGCTTTTTGATGCCATTGTAAGTCACTGTGTTCCTGTCGTTGTTAGTGATCAAATTGAACTCCCATTTGAGGATGAGATTGACTACTCCCAGTTCTCGATTTTCTTCTCTACCAAAGAGGCATTACAGCCTGGCTACATGGTCGATCAACTTCGTAAATTTCCAAAAGAGAAATGGACTGAAATGTGGAAGCAACTAAAAAACGTCTCCCATCATTATGAATTCCAGTACCCTCCTAAAAGAGAAGATGCTGTGAGTATGTTGTGGAGACAGGTCAAGCACAAACTTCCAGGGGTCAGCCTTTCTGTTCATAGAAGCCGGAGGTTAAAAATCCCAGATTGGTTGCTGAGGAAATGA
- the LOC114175030 gene encoding probable arabinosyltransferase ARAD1 isoform X2: MYRKLLLTFIFVIILLLSYSIFIGNVDVRSYFFPHLKLSTSAPAPCAPDSSLRVFMYDLPRRFNIGMIDRRNTAETPVTVDNWPSWPANWGLKKQHSVEYWMMGSLLHEVEGREVVRVSDPELANAFFVPFFSSLSFNTHGHTMKDPATETDHQLQIDLMKFLKESKYWQRSGGRDHVFPVTHPNAFRFLRDQLNDSIQVVVDFGRYPKRMSNLNKDVVSPYVHVVESFTVDEPQDPYESRSTLLFFRGRTYRKDEGIVRVKLAKILSGYDDVHYERSVATEENIKLSSKGMRSSKFCLHPAGDTPSSCRLFDAIRHYSLATWSINFVNFQKRNGLKCGSN, encoded by the exons ATGTATAGAAAGTTGCTTCTTACATTCATTTTCGTGATTATCCTCCTTCTTTCGTACTCAATTTTCATAGGCAACGTCGATGTTCGATCTTATTTCTTCCCTCACTTAAAGTTATCCACGTCTGCACCCGCTCCATGTGCACCTGATTCATCTCTTCGGGTCTTCATGTACGATCTCCCTCGCCGCTTCAACATTGGCATGATTGACCGCCGCAATACGGCGGAGACACCCGTCACCGTGGACAACTGGCCATCGTGGCCCGCCAATTGGGGGCTGAAGAAGCAGCACAGCGTTGAGTACTGGATGATGGGGTCGCTCCTCCACGAAGTCGAGGGCAGAGAAGTGGTTAGGGTTTCGGATCCGGAACTCGCCAATGCCTTCTTCGTGCCGTTCTTCTCTTCGCTCAGTTTCAACACGCACGGCCACACCATGAAGGACCCCGCCACGGAGACGGATCATCAATTGCAG ATTGATTTAATGAAATTCTTAAAGGAATCCAAATACTGGCAGAGGTCTGGAGGTAGAGACCATGTATTTCCTGTCACACACCCCAATGCCTTTAGGTTCCTACGAGATCAGTTGAATGATTCTATTCAGGTTGTTGTGGATTTTGGTCGCTACCCTAAGCGCATGTCTAATTTGAATAAAGATGTAGTGTCCCCATATGTGCATGTTGTGGAGTCTTTTACAGTAGACGAGCCTCAAGACCCGTATGAGTCTCGCTCCACGCTGCTTTTCTTCCGAGGGAGGACTTACAGGAAAGAT GAAGGGATTGTCCGTGTTAAACTAGCAAAGATACTTTCTGGTTATGATGATGTTCACTATGAGCGAAGTGTTGCTacagaagaaaatataaaattg TCATCTAAAGGGATGCGTTCATCGAAGTTCTGTTTGCATCCAGCAGGAGACACGCCGTCATCTTGTCGGCTTTTTGATGCCATT AGGCATTACAGCCTGGCTACATGGTCGATCAACTTCGTAAATTTCCAAAAGAGAAATGGACTGAAATGTGGAAGCAACTAA